A stretch of the Opisthocomus hoazin isolate bOpiHoa1 chromosome 2, bOpiHoa1.hap1, whole genome shotgun sequence genome encodes the following:
- the STX11 gene encoding syntaxin-11: MKDRLNELREFARLHNQQFTDNEDDENSPRDVLLYETDYALEILHKDIQNIRTENDHLKEDVKRLRKQNSRFLTSMRRLSSIKRDTNCIARDIKARGESIHRKLQVMRDFSEDAITKYGAMSVIARVAKNHYVDLMHAFQEAMFEYNATEMDQRENCKIRIQRQLEIMGKDVSGNQIEEMIEQGKWDVFSENLLSDVKGARSALNELETRHKELVKLEGRIKEVHELFLQVALLVEEQADTFDVIEINMQNVEDYVGEAKEQVKKALEYRRKHPLRTILCCCLSCCRR; encoded by the coding sequence ATGAAAGACCGGCTAAACGAGCTGCGTGAATTTGCCAGGTTACACAACCAACAGTTTACTGATAATGAAGATGATGAAAATTCACCCCGTGATGTTCTCCTTTATGAGACTGACTATGCCTTGGAAATTCTTCATAAAGACATACAGAACATCCGGACAGAAAACGACCACCTAAAAGAGGATGTCAAGCGgctcagaaagcaaaacagcCGCTTCCTTACTTCCATGCGCCGTCTTAGTAGTATCAAACGAGATACTAATTGTATTGCCAGAGACATCAAGGCCCGCGGAGAAAGCATCCACAGGAAACTCCAGGTAATGAGAGATTTCAGCGAGGATGCGATAACAAAATACGGGGCAATGTCTGTCATTGCCAGGGTAGCGAAGAACCACTACGTTGACCTCATGCACGCCTTTCAGGAAGCTATGTTTGAATACAATGCAACAGAGATGGACCAACGGGAGAACTGCAAGATTCGAATTCAGCGGCAGCTAGAGATCATGGGCAAAGATGTTTCTGGCAACCAGATTGAGGAGATGATCGAGCAAGGCAAGTGGGACGTCTTCTCTGAGAATCTCTTGTCAGACGTTAAGGGGGCTCGCTCAGCCTTAAATGAGCTAGAGACACGTCATAAGGAGCTGGTGAAGTTAGAAGGTCGCATTAAGGAAGTTCACGAGCTCTTTCTGCAGGTGGCCCTGCTCGTGGAGGAACAGGCGGACACCTTCGATGTCATTGAGATAAATATGCAAAATGTGGAGGACTATGTAGGAGAAGCCAAAGAGCAAGTGAAAAAGGCTTtggaatacagaagaaaacaccCCCTCAGAACaatcctctgctgctgcttatcCTGTTGTAGAAGGTGA